One Oryza glaberrima chromosome 10, OglaRS2, whole genome shotgun sequence DNA segment encodes these proteins:
- the LOC127752818 gene encoding phosphoglucomutase, chloroplastic, with protein sequence MASHALRLHPLLFSAAAARPAPLAARPGGGVRRVHRRHSLAVVRCSSSAAQALKIKSIPTKPVEGQKTGTSGLRKKVKVFQQENYLANWIQALFNSLPPEDYVGGTLVLGGDGRYFNKDAAQIITKIAAGNGVGKILVGRNGLLSTPAVSAVIRKRQANGGFIMSASHNPGGPDNDWGIKFNYSSGQPAPETITDQIYGNTLSISEIKTADIPDVDLSSLGVVSYGDFTVEVIDPVLDYLELMENVFDFQLIKGLLSRPDFRFVFDAMHAVTGAYADPIFVEKLGADPDYILNGVPLEDFGNGHPDPNLTYAKELVFTMFGSGAPDFGAASDGDGDRNMILGRRFFVTPSDSVAIIAANAQAAIPYFQSGPKGLARSMPTSGALDRVADKLNVPFFEVPTGWKFFGNLMDAGKLSICGEESFGTGSDHIREKDGIWAVLAWLSILAHRNKDKKAGERLVSVEDVAREHWATYGRNFFSRYDYEECESESANKMMEHLRDVIAKSKPGEKYGNYTLQFADDFSYTDPVDGSTVSKQGLRFVFTDGSRIIFRLSGTGSAGATIRIYIEQFESDASKHDLDAQIALKPLIDLALSVSKLKDFTGRDKPTVIT encoded by the exons ATGGCCTCGCacgcgctccgcctccacccgctgctcttctccgccgccgccgcgcgcccggcTCCGCTCGCGGCGCGGCCCGGTGGTGGTGTCCGCCgggtccaccgccgccactctctcgccgtcgtccggtgctcctcctccgccgcccaggCGCTCAAG ATCAAGTCGATTCCGACCAAGCCCGTTGAGGGGCAGAAGACCGGGACCAGTGGGTTGAGGAAGAAG GTGAAAGTGTTCCAGCAGGAGAATTACCTCGCTAATTGGATTCAG GCTCTGTTCAATTCATTGCCCCCGGAGGATTATGTTGGTGGAACCCTTGTGCTTGGTGGTGATGGCCGATACTTTAACAAGGATGCTGCTCAG ATTATCACTAAAATTGCAGCTGGGAATGGTGTTGGGAAGATCCTAGTTGGCAG GAACGGTCTGCTGTCAACGCCTGCTGTATCTGCAGTAATTCGTAAAAGACAA GCCAATGGTGGCTTCATCATGAGTGCAAGCCATAATCCAGGTGGGCCAGATAATGATTGGGGTATCAAG TTCAACTATAGCAGTGGGCAGCCAGCACCAGAGACAATTACCGACCAAATATATGGAAACACACTTTCG ATTTCTGAAATAAAAACGGCAGATATTCCTGATGTTGATTTGTCCTCTCTAGGAGTTGTAAGCTATGGTGATTTCACCGTTGAAGTGATAGACCCTGTCTTGGACTACCTTGAGCTAATGGAG AATGTGTTTGACTTCCAACTTATCAAGGGCTTGTTGTCTCGGCCAGATTTCAG GTTTGTATTTGATGCCATGCATGCTGTGACTGGTGCATATGCGGATCCTATTTTTGTTGAGAAACTTGGAGCTGATCCG GACTATATATTAAATGGTGTTCCACTTGAAGATTTTGGCAATGGTCACCCTGATCCTAATTTAAC TTATGCCAAAGAGCTTGTGTTTACCATGTTTGGAAGCGGAGCACCTGACTTTGGTGCAGCAAGTGATG GTGATGGTGATCGAAACATGATTCTTGGAAGAAGGTTCTTTGTTACACCATCAGACTCTGTTGCAATAATTGCAGCGAATGCACAGGCAGCAATTCCTTATTTCCAATCTGGTCCAAAA GGTCTTGCTAGATCAATGCCAACGAGTGGTGCTCTTGATCGTGTAGCTGATAAATTGAATGTTCCGTTCTTTGAG GTACCAACAGGATGGAAATTTTTTGGAAACCTAATGGATGCAGGTAAATTGTCTATATGTGGAGAGGAAAGTTTTGGGACAGGATCTGATCACATCAGGGAGAAGGATGGCATATG GGCTGTTCTGGCTTGGCTGTCCATACTTGCACACCGGAACAAGGATAAGAAGGCCGGGGAGAGATTAGTGTCAGTGGAAGATGTAGCTAGGGAACACTGGGCAACCTATGGAAGGAATTTCTTCTCCAGATATGATTATGAG GAGTGTGAATCTGAGAGTGCAAATAAGATGATGGAGCATCTTAGAGATGTGATCGCAAAAAGCAAGCCTGGAGAGAAATATG GAAACTATACCCTTCAGTTTGCCGATGATTTCAGTTACACTGATCCG GTGGATGGTAGCACTGTATCTAAACAAGGGCTTCGATTTGTATTCACCGATGGATCTAGGATTATCTTCCGCCTTTCG GGAACCGGATCTGCTGGAGCAACAATCCGTATATACATTGAGCAATTCGAGTCTGATGCCTCAAAGCATGATCTGGATGCACAAATAGCTTTGAAGCCTTTAATAG ACCTAGCTCTATCTGTTTCAAAGTTGAAGGACTTCACTGGAAGAGATAAGCCTACTGTCATAACATAA